In the genome of Leishmania major strain Friedlin complete genome, chromosome 22, the window CTCCACCATGGGTGCCATTGTGCAACGGTGCGCCGTGCTAGCCCTACCTCAGCGCATGTGGTAGTGTGCCTGCTTCTCCGTGTCGACGTCAGCAGGCGCTTCAGCTGAtgcttcgctgccgcctcctttGCGTCGACTCGCCCAGtgctctgccgcctcgccctgtcacccctctcccgcctcgcTCTatttccctctccccctctgcgcttcccctccccactcacacaaacacacacactgaTGCATACGCTGCCCCGCTCTCGCCGTTGCTGTCTTGTTGTGCGTAGGGTATCGCATTGTGCATAATGGTCAAGTCCCACTACATCTGCGCGGGCCGCCTGGTGCGCATCCTGCGCGGCCCCCGCCAGGATCGCGTTGGTGTGATTGTCGACATTGTTGACGCGAACCGCGTGCTGGTAGAGAACCCGGAGGACGCGAAGATGTGGCGCCACGTGCAGAACCTGAAGAACGTGGAGCCGCTGAAGTACTGCGTGAGCGTCAGCCGCAACTGCAGCGCGAAGGCGCTGAAGGATGCGCTGGCCTCGTCgaaggcgctggagaagtACGCGAAGacgcgcactgctgcgcgcgtggaggcgaagaaggcgtgCGCTGTGTCGACGGACTTCGAGCGCTACCAGCTGCGCGTTGCGCGCCGTTCTCGCGCGCACTGGGCGCGCAAGGTGTTCGACGAGAAGGACGCGAAGACGCCCGTGTCGTGGCACAAGGTTGCGCTGAAGAAGATGCTGAAGAAGGCCGCAAAGATGGACTCGACCGAGGGCGCTAAGAGGCGCATGCAGAAGGCGATCGCTGCGCGCAAGGCGAAAAAGTAAGGCCATACCCTGACTTCGCTTGTTTCGTGATTTTActttgaaaaaaaaaaagaacgaaaTTCTGAAGGAGCAGCCGTGGTGACGGTTTTTGTTGGAACGGCCGAGAGCACAGATTCTGCACCGTGGAATGACGCCGCAACCCTGACTGAGCCACCGGCAGCATGCGAAGGCCGTGCTTGCTGAGCATAGTTTAGGCGGTGTTGGTCATGTTGTGATGCCGTAGTGCAGCCATCCAGGTGGCATCGGACTAAGCAGAGGGGATCGTAAAGCGCGTCAGGTTGTGGAAAGCTTTGTGTCTCCTTCCACCCACGATGTTGCGCACCCCTGCTTTCTCCTCGTCCGCGGAGGCATGTGTCTGCATGATGATTGCCGCTCGTTTAGTGCCTGTGTTTCTCTCTCAGTCTGCACCGGTGCACTCCACCTACTCTCTCGTTTCCCTCATCACTCTACGCCGTCTTCTCTGACTGTAGCCTCTCCTTCTTTCACAGCTACTCCACCGggacacatacacatacacacacacacacatacacacgcgcatcactCAACGTCCACAGTATACCCAGTGGAAAGGCAAGCAAGCAGGAAAGAAAAGGGGAAACAAGGAACAAGTCGACCGCAGCCCTCAGAACgccctctctttttctctctgcaCCTTGCTACTCTCTTTTTATACAGGTTGTGTAGAGGCGCAAAGAACCGAGAGTTGTGCACAGAATGGGTCTATGCGCTTGTGAGCACACATaaagagggagaagtg includes:
- a CDS encoding putative 40S ribosomal protein L14, with amino-acid sequence MVKSHYICAGRLVRILRGPRQDRVGVIVDIVDANRVLVENPEDAKMWRHVQNLKNVEPLKYCVSVSRNCSAKALKDALASSKALEKYAKTRTAARVEAKKACAVSTDFERYQLRVARRSRAHWARKVFDEKDAKTPVSWHKVALKKMLKKAAKMDSTEGAKRRMQKAIAARKAKK